A stretch of Chanodichthys erythropterus isolate Z2021 chromosome 20, ASM2448905v1, whole genome shotgun sequence DNA encodes these proteins:
- the LOC137009290 gene encoding uncharacterized protein isoform X2 — protein sequence MADHVAFAYLIADELEAIENPLFLQYIEHDEQRRMVPRIENFVEDVVPLYSLSEFRSHFRLSREQVEDVITTLGPVYMNLQQTKLPLTNSVLACLWTLLLHNCSQAGHHLFFEGPSPPLLKSPPSLQIWPYQGLKHSSPSLCMLFISVQEFI from the exons ATGGCAGATCACGTGGCGTTTGCTTACTTGATCGCAGACGAGCTGGAAGCAATAGAAAATCCATTATTTTTGCAATACATTGAGCACGATGAGCAACGAAG AATGGTTCCAAGAATAGAGAATTTTGTGGAGGATGTTGTCCCTCTCTACAGTCTCTCAGAATTTAGAAGTCATTTCAGGCTTTCCAGAGAACAAGTGGAG GATGTCATCACTACCCTTGGTCCTGTGTATATGAATTTACAACAGACCAAACTGCCACTCACGAACAGTGTTCTTGCCTGCCTTTGGACATTG CTCCTCCACAATTGTTCCCAAGCTGGTCACCATCTTTTTTTCGAAGGACCTTCTCCGCCTCTCCTTAAGTCGCCGCCATCTCTCCAGATCTGGCCTTACCAGGGACTCAAGCACAGCAGTCCTTCTCTCTGCATGCTCTTCATAAGCGTCCAGGAATT TATTTGA
- the LOC137009290 gene encoding uncharacterized protein isoform X1, translating into MADHVAFAYLIADELEAIENPLFLQYIEHDEQRRMVPRIENFVEDVVPLYSLSEFRSHFRLSREQVEDVITTLGPVYMNLQQTKLPLTNSVLACLWTLVNQESYRGVADRFNMSKSTLAKHLHEFCYNINTYMAHHISWPRGQRLKMSKLGFDTAGFPNTVCAVDGCHIPIMRPHCDNPLAYMNRKQFYSVNLTGFCDSQRRFCHISVGHPGSWHDARAFRFTEVCRVLEEDPHSLVPQGMHIIGDSAYPLLPQLMRPYRDNGHLSARQRYFNRKLNAARVVIEHAFGILKSKFRRLHYLQMRSISNISSAVSACCILHNLCLEPSDQVVVVSDGVDDEPYPQQPHNTNACHYRDQICGQI; encoded by the exons ATGGCAGATCACGTGGCGTTTGCTTACTTGATCGCAGACGAGCTGGAAGCAATAGAAAATCCATTATTTTTGCAATACATTGAGCACGATGAGCAACGAAG AATGGTTCCAAGAATAGAGAATTTTGTGGAGGATGTTGTCCCTCTCTACAGTCTCTCAGAATTTAGAAGTCATTTCAGGCTTTCCAGAGAACAAGTGGAG GATGTCATCACTACCCTTGGTCCTGTGTATATGAATTTACAACAGACCAAACTGCCACTCACGAACAGTGTTCTTGCCTGCCTTTGGACATTGGTGAATCAGGAGTCATATCGTGGGGTGGCAGATAGATTTAACATGTCAAAATCCACTCTTGCCAAGCATCTCCATGAGTTTTGTTACAATATTAACACATACATGGCCCACCACATATCCTGGCCCAGAGGTCAAAGGCTGAAGATGTCAAAGTTAGGGTTTGACACAGCAGGTTTCCCCAACACTGTATGTGCAGTAGATGGGTGTCACATTCCTATAATGAGACCCCACTGTGATAATCCCCTAGCATACATGAATAGGAAACAGTTTTATTCTGTAAATTTAACTGGGTTTTGTGACAGTCAGCGGCGCTTCTGTCACATTAGTGTGGGTCACCCTGGGAGTTGGCATGATGCCAGAGCATTTCGATTCACAGAAGTTTGTCGTGTTCTTGAAGAAGATCCTCATTCACTTGTTCCACAGGGAATGCACATAATTGGGGATTCTGCCTACCCTTTGTTGCCTCAACTTATGAGGCCTTATAGAGACAATGGCCACTTGTCTGCTAGGCAAAGATATTTTAACAGAAAGCTCAATGCAGCTCGCGTGGTCATTGAGCATGCATTTGGCATTCTAAAATCTAAGTTTAGGAGGCTCCATTACCTGCAAATGAGAAGCATTTCTAATATCAGCTCAGCAGTCTCAGCCTGCTGCATTTTGCATAATCTTTGTTTAGAGCCCAGTGATCAAGTAGTTGTGGTAAGTGATGGTGTTGATGATGAACCATACCCCCAGCAACCCCACAACACTAATGCATGTCATTATAGAGACCAGATTTGTGGCCAGATCTAA